One Bacteroidales bacterium genomic window carries:
- a CDS encoding Fe-S cluster domain-containing protein — MSTIIIITIISLSSIGILAAIILYYAAQKFKVYEDPRIDLVDEALPGANCGGCGFPGCRGFADALVKADNISDFYCPVGGNETMSAVAKILGQEATEKKPMLAVLLCSGSFEHRPLINSYDGAPNCTIVSNLYSGETGCQYGCLGLGECVEVCNFDALYMDIKTGLPVVVSDNCTACGACVEVCPKDLFELRPKGKKERRIFVSCMNKDKGGIAKKSCAVACIGCGKCEKVCKFDAIIIENFLAYIDPEKCKLCRKCVTECPTGAIHELNFPPRKIKTEDKEKQAVEKTTEQKNIN; from the coding sequence ATGAGTACAATTATCATAATTACAATCATTTCACTAAGTTCAATAGGAATTTTGGCAGCAATTATTCTATATTACGCTGCACAAAAATTTAAAGTTTACGAGGACCCAAGAATTGACCTTGTTGATGAAGCTCTGCCAGGCGCAAACTGCGGTGGATGTGGTTTTCCTGGCTGCAGGGGATTTGCCGATGCTCTTGTAAAAGCCGATAATATTTCAGATTTTTATTGTCCTGTTGGTGGAAATGAAACAATGTCGGCAGTAGCAAAAATACTTGGGCAGGAAGCTACTGAAAAAAAACCAATGCTTGCCGTTCTTCTTTGTTCGGGGTCTTTTGAACACAGACCATTAATAAATTCTTATGATGGCGCCCCTAATTGTACAATTGTTTCAAATCTTTATAGTGGAGAAACTGGTTGTCAATATGGTTGTCTCGGATTAGGCGAATGTGTTGAAGTGTGCAATTTTGATGCTTTGTATATGGATATTAAAACAGGACTTCCTGTTGTAGTATCAGATAATTGTACTGCATGTGGAGCTTGTGTTGAAGTTTGTCCAAAGGATTTGTTTGAACTAAGACCAAAAGGTAAAAAAGAAAGAAGAATTTTTGTTTCATGTATGAATAAAGATAAAGGCGGTATAGCAAAGAAAAGCTGTGCTGTTGCTTGTATCGGATGTGGTAAATGTGAAAAAGTTTGTAAGTTTGATGCAATAATAATTGAAAATTTCCTTGCATACATTGACCCTGAAAAATGTAAACTTTGCCGTAAATGTGTTACAGAATGTCCTACAGGAGCTATACACGAATTAAATTTTCCACCGAGAAAAATCAAAACCGAAGATAAAGAAAAACAAGCTGTTGAAAAAACAACAGAACAAAAAAATATAAATTAA